In Xanthocytophaga agilis, a genomic segment contains:
- a CDS encoding PepSY-associated TM helix domain-containing protein yields MTLKKILGQIHLWLGLASGLVLFIVSTTGALYAFQEEYDSWTKHDLLFVNRPANAVRLSPERLLQIAKTAYPKEKLAQVRLRNNPVNASAMVYTNKRGIIYINPFSGEVLGNYALHQDFMALVLQIHLNLLLGEVGEEIIKWNVLIFMIMLLSGLYLWFPSKRNQLKSAFKMKWSASWKRINYDLHNVWGFYMVWILLPIAWTGIFWVFDSVPATIYKLDGTKMTYKKKVASTYRPVAKQCSLDSLFTIAESYGEYAYASIQLPKDSVGTFRFVVRYPYQFIRKQNVLTFDQYSGELLLEELHTNYATADKIRVSNYDLHTGRMFGFLGKFAAFIGGLFGASLPVTGFMIWWNRKKKSKQPSGSGKMRSRRLAPVP; encoded by the coding sequence ATGACACTCAAGAAAATACTTGGTCAGATACATCTCTGGCTCGGACTAGCGTCCGGGCTAGTGTTGTTTATAGTAAGCACTACCGGAGCATTGTATGCGTTTCAGGAAGAGTATGATAGTTGGACTAAGCATGACCTGTTGTTTGTGAACAGGCCTGCTAATGCAGTCCGGCTAAGTCCGGAAAGATTACTACAAATAGCAAAGACTGCTTATCCGAAAGAAAAGCTTGCTCAGGTGCGTTTACGAAACAATCCGGTTAATGCGTCTGCGATGGTCTATACCAATAAGCGGGGTATTATTTATATCAACCCGTTTTCAGGCGAGGTGTTAGGTAACTATGCATTGCACCAGGATTTTATGGCTCTGGTATTACAGATACATCTGAATCTGTTGCTGGGTGAAGTAGGAGAAGAGATCATTAAATGGAATGTGCTGATCTTTATGATTATGCTCCTTTCCGGACTCTATCTGTGGTTCCCATCCAAACGAAATCAGTTGAAGTCAGCCTTTAAAATGAAATGGTCAGCTTCCTGGAAACGCATCAACTATGATCTGCATAATGTCTGGGGATTCTATATGGTGTGGATTTTACTGCCTATTGCCTGGACTGGAATTTTCTGGGTGTTTGATAGTGTGCCTGCCACTATTTATAAACTGGATGGTACAAAAATGACATACAAGAAAAAAGTAGCTTCTACTTATCGTCCTGTTGCTAAACAATGCTCTCTCGATTCTCTCTTTACCATAGCCGAATCGTATGGAGAGTATGCGTATGCCAGTATTCAACTGCCCAAAGACAGTGTTGGTACATTTCGCTTTGTAGTGCGATATCCCTATCAGTTTATCAGAAAACAGAATGTCCTGACATTTGATCAATATTCCGGTGAGTTACTATTGGAAGAACTGCATACCAACTATGCAACTGCTGATAAAATCCGTGTATCCAACTATGATTTACATACAGGCCGGATGTTTGGCTTCCTGGGAAAATTTGCTGCTTTTATCGGGGGCTTATTTGGGGCAAGCCTTCCTGTAACAGGCTTTATGATTTGGTGGAACCGAAAGAAAAAAAGTAAACAACCCTCCGGTTCTGGAAAGATGCGATCCCGTCGACTTGCCCCGGTACCTTAA
- a CDS encoding TonB-dependent receptor has protein sequence MKFIFTFSLFLFAHIVFAQNGILSGTVSDVKGKPVELASVTLKNTKMGVSTKSDGSFTLSVPAGDYTVLVSSIGYEVYQQPVLVKDNETVTLSIALNEAAETLQQVEITGRKETTYKNDATFVATKSSTLIKDIPQSVSYVTKEILQDQGVFRVNEAVKNISGVSQFTFYNDLTIRGHRVSGNDNYGSLVNGMRSFASFWKQGLTPHLERIEVLKGPASALYGNTSPGGSINRVTKKPLAEKRQSLNFQMGSFDTFRATADFTGPMNEDKTLLYRLNLGYEDAQSFRDLQFDKNVIVAPSFTFLPTENTRVNFDLVYQQSKGRLDRGQAVLGDGDIYSSSISKSLSRVNDYLKESSYLVTVSLNHRFSKAVSFNMAYMKAGFEEDLLEHRSANTYGKDSAGVNIPNLVEMQVFIRNRKWHNDNLTSYFNIDFRTGPLEHKVVAGYDYAQEVLAAGGSQLVARGYRNASNTGAINSYDPKKKSNYLLDAKGNPVPNVAHMDLTADNPYYLADMSKYFYSRTDYAPTLYSSQGVYIQDQIRFRRFQLLLGLRQDYFTDILDYKLSSEETIKQSALIPRVGLVYTVNDHINAYATYVEGYQPQLATTIATPNAGGPFDPLISNLKEVGLKTEWFGKRFLANLSVYQLEVNGALYNAGDTSNPDLLSQIGQEVSKGVEIDLLGQIAQNWSLSVSYAYNDATFTKSANPEEIGRQKPNAPKHQGNIWTKYVIANGPLAGLGVGFGANFVTERLGSIVAAGAEPFILPGYELINGALYYQVAKFRIQVNANNLANKTHWVGGYDRIRLFPGSPRSFLLGVGYTF, from the coding sequence ATGAAATTCATTTTTACATTTAGCCTATTCTTATTTGCACACATTGTTTTTGCTCAGAATGGTATACTGTCTGGTACCGTGTCCGATGTGAAAGGGAAACCTGTAGAACTTGCCAGTGTTACATTAAAAAATACTAAAATGGGTGTATCTACTAAATCAGATGGTTCATTTACACTATCAGTACCAGCTGGGGATTATACAGTATTGGTCTCAAGTATAGGCTATGAAGTATACCAGCAACCTGTACTTGTTAAAGATAATGAGACTGTAACTTTATCTATCGCATTAAATGAAGCTGCTGAGACATTGCAGCAGGTTGAGATTACAGGTCGTAAAGAAACCACCTATAAAAATGACGCTACATTTGTGGCTACTAAGTCTTCAACGTTAATAAAAGACATTCCTCAGTCTGTAAGTTATGTGACTAAGGAGATATTACAGGATCAGGGAGTTTTCAGAGTAAACGAAGCTGTAAAAAATATAAGTGGGGTGAGTCAGTTTACTTTCTATAATGATCTTACCATCAGAGGACATCGGGTGAGTGGAAATGATAACTATGGTTCATTGGTAAATGGAATGCGATCATTTGCCAGCTTCTGGAAACAAGGGCTTACACCACACCTGGAACGAATTGAAGTACTTAAAGGGCCTGCCTCTGCCTTATATGGAAATACTTCTCCTGGAGGAAGTATAAACCGGGTTACTAAAAAACCTCTTGCTGAAAAACGGCAATCATTGAACTTTCAGATGGGCAGCTTTGATACATTTCGTGCAACAGCTGATTTTACAGGACCTATGAATGAGGATAAAACGTTGTTGTATCGTTTAAATCTTGGATATGAAGATGCCCAGTCATTTCGTGACTTGCAATTTGATAAAAATGTTATTGTTGCTCCTTCCTTTACATTCCTTCCTACTGAGAATACTCGTGTAAATTTTGATCTGGTATATCAGCAATCCAAAGGTCGTTTGGATCGGGGACAAGCTGTATTAGGAGATGGAGATATTTATTCGTCCTCTATCTCCAAATCATTGAGCCGGGTCAACGACTATCTGAAAGAAAGTTCTTACCTGGTAACAGTATCGCTCAATCATCGCTTTTCCAAAGCGGTAAGCTTTAATATGGCTTATATGAAAGCTGGCTTTGAGGAAGATCTGCTGGAACATCGTTCGGCTAATACCTATGGAAAAGATAGTGCGGGGGTAAATATTCCTAATCTTGTAGAGATGCAGGTTTTTATCCGCAACCGTAAATGGCACAATGATAATCTGACCAGCTACTTTAATATAGATTTTAGAACGGGACCTCTGGAACACAAAGTTGTAGCAGGTTATGACTATGCTCAGGAAGTACTGGCTGCCGGTGGATCTCAGCTTGTCGCAAGAGGTTATCGGAATGCGTCTAATACAGGAGCTATTAATAGCTATGATCCGAAGAAGAAGTCCAACTATCTGCTAGATGCTAAGGGTAATCCAGTGCCCAATGTAGCACACATGGATTTAACAGCAGATAATCCATACTACCTGGCAGATATGAGTAAGTACTTTTATTCACGTACCGATTATGCACCAACCCTTTACTCTTCTCAGGGAGTATATATTCAGGATCAGATCCGTTTCAGACGCTTTCAGTTGTTGCTAGGGTTGCGTCAGGATTATTTCACAGATATTCTGGATTATAAATTATCTTCTGAAGAAACAATCAAACAATCTGCTTTGATTCCACGGGTAGGCCTTGTATATACAGTGAATGATCATATCAATGCGTATGCAACGTATGTAGAAGGATATCAGCCACAACTGGCTACTACAATTGCTACTCCTAATGCTGGTGGACCTTTTGATCCGCTAATTAGTAACTTAAAGGAAGTTGGTTTGAAAACAGAGTGGTTTGGCAAACGGTTTCTTGCCAATCTTTCTGTCTATCAGTTAGAAGTTAACGGGGCATTGTATAATGCGGGAGATACTTCTAATCCAGATTTACTTTCTCAGATAGGACAGGAGGTATCCAAAGGAGTAGAGATAGATCTGCTTGGACAGATTGCTCAAAACTGGAGCCTTTCTGTATCCTATGCTTATAATGATGCAACATTTACCAAAAGTGCCAACCCGGAAGAGATTGGCAGACAAAAGCCGAATGCCCCTAAACATCAGGGTAATATATGGACAAAGTATGTGATTGCCAATGGTCCGTTAGCTGGACTGGGTGTTGGATTCGGGGCAAACTTTGTTACTGAACGTTTGGGATCAATTGTGGCTGCTGGTGCAGAACCTTTCATTCTGCCAGGATATGAGTTGATTAATGGTGCCTTATATTATCAGGTTGCTAAATTCAGAATTCAAGTCAATGCCAATAACTTGGCTAATAAAACACATTGGGTAGGTGGATATGATCGTATCCGGTTATTTCCTGGTTCACCCCGCAGCTTTCTGTTAGGAGTAGGTTATACATTTTAA
- a CDS encoding DUF6686 family protein yields MCQTNSLKLLVQAPNGYIGRCEGCGYYNVAYKNMLFIFSEAELISFQQVLCEFIGGWCLSYPTSLGKEVGLKTPVPHFYLMFSHKEYEELHTMLEQTNFWFDTRHNVNKNLN; encoded by the coding sequence ATGTGTCAAACTAATTCACTAAAACTGCTGGTGCAAGCACCTAACGGATATATCGGACGCTGTGAAGGCTGTGGATATTATAATGTGGCATACAAAAATATGCTGTTTATTTTCAGTGAAGCAGAATTGATCTCTTTCCAGCAGGTTCTGTGTGAATTTATAGGAGGATGGTGCCTGAGTTATCCTACTTCGCTGGGAAAGGAAGTAGGATTGAAAACGCCAGTTCCACACTTCTATCTGATGTTTTCACATAAGGAATACGAAGAATTACATACCATGCTTGAACAAACCAATTTTTGGTTTGATACGCGCCATAATGTGAACAAAAATCTAAACTAA
- a CDS encoding transcriptional repressor, producing MDQPLLKKRLLEIKDIFTQYLESQQQRKTQERYKILEEIYVSDKHLTVDDLYQLLIEKKFRVSKSTVYNTLDLLVTSGLVRKHQFGNHLTVYEKSIGSRQHDHLVCLDCHKLTEFCDPRVQLIQNMVGNVLHFDIHQHDLLLYGHCIQENCPHRLVDILLAQNKAKE from the coding sequence ATGGATCAGCCCTTACTGAAAAAAAGACTACTGGAGATCAAAGATATTTTTACTCAATATCTGGAAAGCCAGCAGCAACGCAAAACTCAGGAAAGATATAAGATTCTGGAAGAGATTTATGTTAGTGACAAACATCTTACAGTTGATGATCTATATCAATTATTAATAGAGAAGAAGTTTCGGGTTAGTAAAAGCACTGTGTATAATACACTTGATCTGCTGGTAACATCGGGATTGGTTCGAAAGCATCAGTTTGGCAATCACCTCACTGTATACGAAAAATCGATAGGATCTCGCCAACATGATCATCTGGTATGTCTGGATTGCCACAAACTTACTGAATTCTGTGATCCTCGGGTGCAGCTTATTCAGAATATGGTGGGCAATGTACTTCATTTTGATATTCATCAACATGACTTATTACTGTATGGGCATTGTATTCAGGAAAATTGTCCGCACAGATTGGTAGATATACTTCTGGCTCAGAACAAAGCAAAGGAATGA